One genomic region from Onychostoma macrolepis isolate SWU-2019 chromosome 23, ASM1243209v1, whole genome shotgun sequence encodes:
- the prkcbp1l gene encoding protein kinase C binding protein 1, like isoform X1, with product MHPQSLAVEEIKTESDAVDGMEVSMPPKAVPDLGSAEQALVVQKRKAPSPPHSSNGHSPSDTSPSPTKKKKKPGLVNSNKDQCELRHGPFYYVKQPALTTDPVDVVPQDGRNDFYCWVCHREGQVLCCELCPRVYHAKCLKLAAEPEGDWFCPECEKITVAECIETQSKAMTMLNLEQLSYLLKFALQKMKQPGTEPFQKPVSLEQHPDYAEYIFHPMDLCTLEKNIKKKMYGCTEAFLADMKWILHNCIIYNGGNHKLTATAKVIVKICEHEMNEIEVCPECYLSACQKRDNWFCEPCSQPHPLVWAKLKGFPFWPAKALRDKDGQVDARFFGQHDRAWVPINNCYLMSKEIPFSVKKTKSIFNSAMQEMEVYVENVRKKYGVFNYAPFRTPYTPNNQFQMLQDPNNPKKGTVKPEKQDKVKFNFDMTASPKMLLSKAVMSGGAGRRISVTDVPRSPMSTNSSVHTGSDLEQDERGARVSSSHYSGGEDSMDYTASPGSLKTSNSPKPLLPTPVKQERSSGTGGILNLNLDRIKAEMDLKELSETVQQQQQQQGTSVLLTSPKKPTRSLDKTIESCKAQLGINEISDDVYRGVEHSDSDDSDKSDSSESEYMSEDEQKPKNTNHNNSVHKDSKKRPRPPSTQEQDQDAAPSTAGGTPGADKKSSDPQTKEKLSSGEEKDSQEKSKAPQQTQKEKSQPGQDVRPAGSELDVDSDSERELVIDLGEEQGGREKKKAKRETPSAPISTTKDQTGIKTDGKTSASTSISAPSSTDNTSSPFNPGPKDAAASAIKPPATVTTASTTQATSTSAVQAMSAAPVASNMVKKQRPLLPKDSTQPAQRPATWNPAGGKLQTSSQKVQRQQQQGETAPQTVAQSQAQPQTSANNSSTRYQTRQSVKAVQHKDTSPVNVGSGTSASSLAGDFLTPPASADVAADIAKYTTKMMDVIKGTMTEIYNDLSKSTTGNTIAEIRRLRIEIEKLQWLHQQELSEMKHNLELTMAEMRQSLEQERERLVSEVKKQMEVEKQQAVDETKKKQWCANCKKEAIFYCCWNTSYCDYPCQQAHWPEHMKSCTQSATASQQETEAETSSDAAGKPVGQSPKTQPSPTGERTSPANRGPSPSTDNTKGSSSVAVS from the exons TTTGGCTGTGGAGGAAATAAAGACGGAGTCTGATGCGGTTGATGGGATGGAGGTGTCCATGCCACCCAAAG CGGTCCCTGATCTAGGATCAGCGGAGCAGGCACTGGTTGTGCAGAAGAGGAAAGCACCCAGTCCTCCACATTCCTCAAACGGCCACTCTCCCTCTGACACGTCACCTAGTCCcacaaagaagaagaagaaaccgGGATTAGTCAACAGCAATAAAGACCAA TGTGAGCTAAGACATGGTCCCTTTTACTATGTCAAGCAGCCCGCACTCACCACAGACCCTGTTGATGTTGTACCGCAGGACGGGCGGAATGACTTCTACTGCTGGGTGTGTCACCGCGAGGGCCAGGTGCTCTGCTGTGAGCTCTGCCCGCGCGTCTATCACGCCAAGTGCCTCAAACTGGCCGCAGAGCCTGAGGGCGACTGGTTCTGTCCAGAGTGCGAG AAAATAACGGTGGCTGAGTGCATAGAGACTCAGAGTAAAGCTATGACCATGCTGAACCTGGAGCAGCTGTCTTACCTGCTGAAGTTTGCTTTGCAGAAAATGAAACAGCCAGGG ACCGAACCGTTTCAGAAGCCAGTGTCACTAGAACAGCACCCGGATTATGCCGAGTATATATTTCACCCCATGGACCTgtgcactctggagaag AATATCAAGAAGAAAATGTACGGTTGCACAGAAGCATTTTTGGCTGACATGAAGTGGATTCTACACAACTGTATCATATATAATGGAG GAAACCATAAGCTAACAGCAACTGCTAAAGTTATTGTCAAGATCTGTGAACATGAG ATGAATGAAATTGAGGTTTGTCCAGAGTGCTACCTGTCTGCCTGTCAGAAGAGGGACAACTGGTTCTGTGAACCTTGT TCTCAGCCTCATCCTTTAGTGTGGGCCAAACTGAAAGGTTTTCCCTTCTGGCCCGCTAAAGCCTTGAGGGACAAGGACGGTCAGGTGGACGCACGCTTCTTTGGCCAGCATGACAG AGCCTGGGTGCCCATAAACAACTGTTACCTCATGTCTAAGGAGATCCCCTTCTCTGTGAAGAAGACCAAAAGCATCTTCAACAGCGCCATGCAAGAAATGGAGGTCTACGTGGAAAACGTGCGCAAGAAATACGGCGTGTTCAACTACGCCCCGTTCCGGACACCTTACACACCCAACAACCAGTTCCAAATGCTGCAGGACCCTAATAACCCTAAAAAAGGCACGGTGAAGCCTGAGAAACAGGACAAAGTCAAGTTCAACTTTGACATGACCGCATCCCCCAAGATGCTCTTGAGTAAGGCAGTGATGTCAGGAGGGGCGGGGCGGCGGATCTCTGTGACGGACGTGCCCAGATCACCAATGAGTACCAACTCCTCAGTCCACACGGGGTCAGACCTCGAGCAGGACGAACGAGGGGCGAGAGTGTCATCGAGTCACTATAGCGGCGGTGAAGACTCAATGGATTACACAG CATCTCCTGGGTCTCTAAAGACAAGCAACAGCCCCAAGCCTCTCCTGCCCACACCGGTTAAACAGGAGAGGAGTTCGGGCACGGGAGGCATCCTTAACCTCAATCTGG ATCGCATTAAAGCTGAAATGGACCTGAAGGAGTTGAGTGAGACTgtacaacagcagcagcagcagcaaggGACGTCGGTTCTTCTCACCTCTCCCAAAAAACCTACTAGGAGTTTGGATAAAACTATAGAGAGCTGCAAAGCTCAGCTGG GAATCAATGAGATCTCAGATGATGTGTACCGCGGTGTTGAGCATAGTGACTCGGACGACTCGGACAAATCTGACTCCAGCGAAAGCGAATACATGTCTGAGGATGAACAGAAGCCTAAGAACACTAACCACAACAACAGTGTCCACAAAGACTCCAAAAAGAGACCCAGACCTCCATCCACTCAAGAACAAGACCAAGACGCTGCCCCATCAACAGCTGGAGGAACACCAGGTGCAGACAAGAAATCCTCAGATCCCCAGACCAAAGAGAAGTTAAGCAGTGGCGAGGAGAAAGACTCCCAGGAGAAGAGCAAAGCCCCGCAGCAGACCCAGAAGGAGAAGTCACAGCCTGGGCAGGACGTTCGGCCTGCTGGATCAGAGCTGGATGTGGACTCTGACTCCGAGCGGGAGCTGGTGATTGACCTCGGTGAAGAACAAGGTGGGAGGGAAAAGAAGAAAGCCAAGCGAGAGACCCCATCAGCCCCCATCTCCACAACTAAAGATCAGACGGGCATTAAAACAGATG GTAAAACTTCTGCATCTACCAGCATATCAGCTCCTTCATCCACAGATAACACTTCATCTCCCTTCAATCCCGGTCCAAAAGATGCAGCCGCATCAGCCATCAAGCCTCCAGCCACCGTCACAACTGCATCTACCACTCAAGCCACCTCCACCTCGGCTGTTCAAGCCATGTCTGCTGCCCCAGTCGCTTCCAATATGGTGAAAAAACAGCGCCCTCTGCTGCCCAAGGATAGCACACAGCCGGCCCAGCGGCCTGCGACGTGGAACCCAGCTGGTGGTAAATTACAGACGTCGTCTCAGAAGGTGCAGAGACAGCAACAACAAGGTGAGACGGCTCCTCAGACAGTGGCGCAGAGCCAAGCGCAGCCCCAGACCTCCGCCAACAACTCCAGCACACGCTACCAGACCAGACAGTCCGTCAAAG CTGTTCAACACAAAGACACCTCACCTGTTAACGTGGGCTCTGGTACGTCTGCTTCCAGTCTGGCTGGAGACTTCCTCACCCCTCCGGCCTCTGCTGATGTCGCCGCTGATATTGCCAAGTACACCACTAAG ATGATGGACGTGATCAAGGGAACAATGACAGAGATATACAATGATCTCTCTAAGAGCACGACGGGGAACACCATTGCAGAG ATCCGGCGGTTGCGGATTGAGATTGAGAAACTCCAGTGGTTGCATCAGCAGGAGCTGTCAGAGATGAAACATAACCTCG agctGACCATGGCTGAAATGAGGCAGAGTCTGGAGCAGGAGAGAGAGCGGCTGGTGTCGGAGGTGAAGAAACAGATGGAGGTGGAGAAACAGCAGGCGGTGGACGAGACAAAGAAGAAGCAGTGGTGTGCCAACTGCAAGAAAGAGGCCATTTTCTACTGCTGCTGGAACACAAGTTACTGCGACTACCCCTGCCAGCAGGCACACTGGCCCGAACACATGAAATCCTGCACGCAGTCAG CCACAGCATCTCAGCAGGAAACTGAAGCAGAAACCAGTTCAGACGCAGCCGGAAAACCTGTAGGACAATCCCCTAAAACCCAACCTTCACCAACCGGAGAAAGAACATCACCCGCAAACCGAGGACCCTCCCCTTCCACGGACAACACTAAAGGCAGCTCCTCCGTGGCTGTCTCATAA
- the prkcbp1l gene encoding protein kinase C binding protein 1, like isoform X4, producing the protein MHPQSLAVEEIKTESDAVDGMEVSMPPKAVPDLGSAEQALVVQKRKAPSPPHSSNGHSPSDTSPSPTKKKKKPGLVNSNKDQDGRNDFYCWVCHREGQVLCCELCPRVYHAKCLKLAAEPEGDWFCPECEKITVAECIETQSKAMTMLNLEQLSYLLKFALQKMKQPGTEPFQKPVSLEQHPDYAEYIFHPMDLCTLEKNIKKKMYGCTEAFLADMKWILHNCIIYNGGNHKLTATAKVIVKICEHEMNEIEVCPECYLSACQKRDNWFCEPCSQPHPLVWAKLKGFPFWPAKALRDKDGQVDARFFGQHDRAWVPINNCYLMSKEIPFSVKKTKSIFNSAMQEMEVYVENVRKKYGVFNYAPFRTPYTPNNQFQMLQDPNNPKKGTVKPEKQDKVKFNFDMTASPKMLLSKAVMSGGAGRRISVTDVPRSPMSTNSSVHTGSDLEQDERGARVSSSHYSGGEDSMDYTASPGSLKTSNSPKPLLPTPVKQERSSGTGGILNLNLDRIKAEMDLKELSETVQQQQQQQGTSVLLTSPKKPTRSLDKTIESCKAQLGINEISDDVYRGVEHSDSDDSDKSDSSESEYMSEDEQKPKNTNHNNSVHKDSKKRPRPPSTQEQDQDAAPSTAGGTPGADKKSSDPQTKEKLSSGEEKDSQEKSKAPQQTQKEKSQPGQDVRPAGSELDVDSDSERELVIDLGEEQGGREKKKAKRETPSAPISTTKDQTGIKTDGKTSASTSISAPSSTDNTSSPFNPGPKDAAASAIKPPATVTTASTTQATSTSAVQAMSAAPVASNMVKKQRPLLPKDSTQPAQRPATWNPAGGKLQTSSQKVQRQQQQGETAPQTVAQSQAQPQTSANNSSTRYQTRQSVKAVQHKDTSPVNVGSGTSASSLAGDFLTPPASADVAADIAKYTTKMMDVIKGTMTEIYNDLSKSTTGNTIAEIRRLRIEIEKLQWLHQQELSEMKHNLELTMAEMRQSLEQERERLVSEVKKQMEVEKQQAVDETKKKQWCANCKKEAIFYCCWNTSYCDYPCQQAHWPEHMKSCTQSATASQQETEAETSSDAAGKPVGQSPKTQPSPTGERTSPANRGPSPSTDNTKGSSSVAVS; encoded by the exons TTTGGCTGTGGAGGAAATAAAGACGGAGTCTGATGCGGTTGATGGGATGGAGGTGTCCATGCCACCCAAAG CGGTCCCTGATCTAGGATCAGCGGAGCAGGCACTGGTTGTGCAGAAGAGGAAAGCACCCAGTCCTCCACATTCCTCAAACGGCCACTCTCCCTCTGACACGTCACCTAGTCCcacaaagaagaagaagaaaccgGGATTAGTCAACAGCAATAAAGACCAA GACGGGCGGAATGACTTCTACTGCTGGGTGTGTCACCGCGAGGGCCAGGTGCTCTGCTGTGAGCTCTGCCCGCGCGTCTATCACGCCAAGTGCCTCAAACTGGCCGCAGAGCCTGAGGGCGACTGGTTCTGTCCAGAGTGCGAG AAAATAACGGTGGCTGAGTGCATAGAGACTCAGAGTAAAGCTATGACCATGCTGAACCTGGAGCAGCTGTCTTACCTGCTGAAGTTTGCTTTGCAGAAAATGAAACAGCCAGGG ACCGAACCGTTTCAGAAGCCAGTGTCACTAGAACAGCACCCGGATTATGCCGAGTATATATTTCACCCCATGGACCTgtgcactctggagaag AATATCAAGAAGAAAATGTACGGTTGCACAGAAGCATTTTTGGCTGACATGAAGTGGATTCTACACAACTGTATCATATATAATGGAG GAAACCATAAGCTAACAGCAACTGCTAAAGTTATTGTCAAGATCTGTGAACATGAG ATGAATGAAATTGAGGTTTGTCCAGAGTGCTACCTGTCTGCCTGTCAGAAGAGGGACAACTGGTTCTGTGAACCTTGT TCTCAGCCTCATCCTTTAGTGTGGGCCAAACTGAAAGGTTTTCCCTTCTGGCCCGCTAAAGCCTTGAGGGACAAGGACGGTCAGGTGGACGCACGCTTCTTTGGCCAGCATGACAG AGCCTGGGTGCCCATAAACAACTGTTACCTCATGTCTAAGGAGATCCCCTTCTCTGTGAAGAAGACCAAAAGCATCTTCAACAGCGCCATGCAAGAAATGGAGGTCTACGTGGAAAACGTGCGCAAGAAATACGGCGTGTTCAACTACGCCCCGTTCCGGACACCTTACACACCCAACAACCAGTTCCAAATGCTGCAGGACCCTAATAACCCTAAAAAAGGCACGGTGAAGCCTGAGAAACAGGACAAAGTCAAGTTCAACTTTGACATGACCGCATCCCCCAAGATGCTCTTGAGTAAGGCAGTGATGTCAGGAGGGGCGGGGCGGCGGATCTCTGTGACGGACGTGCCCAGATCACCAATGAGTACCAACTCCTCAGTCCACACGGGGTCAGACCTCGAGCAGGACGAACGAGGGGCGAGAGTGTCATCGAGTCACTATAGCGGCGGTGAAGACTCAATGGATTACACAG CATCTCCTGGGTCTCTAAAGACAAGCAACAGCCCCAAGCCTCTCCTGCCCACACCGGTTAAACAGGAGAGGAGTTCGGGCACGGGAGGCATCCTTAACCTCAATCTGG ATCGCATTAAAGCTGAAATGGACCTGAAGGAGTTGAGTGAGACTgtacaacagcagcagcagcagcaaggGACGTCGGTTCTTCTCACCTCTCCCAAAAAACCTACTAGGAGTTTGGATAAAACTATAGAGAGCTGCAAAGCTCAGCTGG GAATCAATGAGATCTCAGATGATGTGTACCGCGGTGTTGAGCATAGTGACTCGGACGACTCGGACAAATCTGACTCCAGCGAAAGCGAATACATGTCTGAGGATGAACAGAAGCCTAAGAACACTAACCACAACAACAGTGTCCACAAAGACTCCAAAAAGAGACCCAGACCTCCATCCACTCAAGAACAAGACCAAGACGCTGCCCCATCAACAGCTGGAGGAACACCAGGTGCAGACAAGAAATCCTCAGATCCCCAGACCAAAGAGAAGTTAAGCAGTGGCGAGGAGAAAGACTCCCAGGAGAAGAGCAAAGCCCCGCAGCAGACCCAGAAGGAGAAGTCACAGCCTGGGCAGGACGTTCGGCCTGCTGGATCAGAGCTGGATGTGGACTCTGACTCCGAGCGGGAGCTGGTGATTGACCTCGGTGAAGAACAAGGTGGGAGGGAAAAGAAGAAAGCCAAGCGAGAGACCCCATCAGCCCCCATCTCCACAACTAAAGATCAGACGGGCATTAAAACAGATG GTAAAACTTCTGCATCTACCAGCATATCAGCTCCTTCATCCACAGATAACACTTCATCTCCCTTCAATCCCGGTCCAAAAGATGCAGCCGCATCAGCCATCAAGCCTCCAGCCACCGTCACAACTGCATCTACCACTCAAGCCACCTCCACCTCGGCTGTTCAAGCCATGTCTGCTGCCCCAGTCGCTTCCAATATGGTGAAAAAACAGCGCCCTCTGCTGCCCAAGGATAGCACACAGCCGGCCCAGCGGCCTGCGACGTGGAACCCAGCTGGTGGTAAATTACAGACGTCGTCTCAGAAGGTGCAGAGACAGCAACAACAAGGTGAGACGGCTCCTCAGACAGTGGCGCAGAGCCAAGCGCAGCCCCAGACCTCCGCCAACAACTCCAGCACACGCTACCAGACCAGACAGTCCGTCAAAG CTGTTCAACACAAAGACACCTCACCTGTTAACGTGGGCTCTGGTACGTCTGCTTCCAGTCTGGCTGGAGACTTCCTCACCCCTCCGGCCTCTGCTGATGTCGCCGCTGATATTGCCAAGTACACCACTAAG ATGATGGACGTGATCAAGGGAACAATGACAGAGATATACAATGATCTCTCTAAGAGCACGACGGGGAACACCATTGCAGAG ATCCGGCGGTTGCGGATTGAGATTGAGAAACTCCAGTGGTTGCATCAGCAGGAGCTGTCAGAGATGAAACATAACCTCG agctGACCATGGCTGAAATGAGGCAGAGTCTGGAGCAGGAGAGAGAGCGGCTGGTGTCGGAGGTGAAGAAACAGATGGAGGTGGAGAAACAGCAGGCGGTGGACGAGACAAAGAAGAAGCAGTGGTGTGCCAACTGCAAGAAAGAGGCCATTTTCTACTGCTGCTGGAACACAAGTTACTGCGACTACCCCTGCCAGCAGGCACACTGGCCCGAACACATGAAATCCTGCACGCAGTCAG CCACAGCATCTCAGCAGGAAACTGAAGCAGAAACCAGTTCAGACGCAGCCGGAAAACCTGTAGGACAATCCCCTAAAACCCAACCTTCACCAACCGGAGAAAGAACATCACCCGCAAACCGAGGACCCTCCCCTTCCACGGACAACACTAAAGGCAGCTCCTCCGTGGCTGTCTCATAA
- the prkcbp1l gene encoding protein kinase C binding protein 1, like isoform X3 has translation MEVSMPPKAVPDLGSAEQALVVQKRKAPSPPHSSNGHSPSDTSPSPTKKKKKPGLVNSNKDQCELRHGPFYYVKQPALTTDPVDVVPQDGRNDFYCWVCHREGQVLCCELCPRVYHAKCLKLAAEPEGDWFCPECEKITVAECIETQSKAMTMLNLEQLSYLLKFALQKMKQPGTEPFQKPVSLEQHPDYAEYIFHPMDLCTLEKNIKKKMYGCTEAFLADMKWILHNCIIYNGGNHKLTATAKVIVKICEHEMNEIEVCPECYLSACQKRDNWFCEPCSQPHPLVWAKLKGFPFWPAKALRDKDGQVDARFFGQHDRAWVPINNCYLMSKEIPFSVKKTKSIFNSAMQEMEVYVENVRKKYGVFNYAPFRTPYTPNNQFQMLQDPNNPKKGTVKPEKQDKVKFNFDMTASPKMLLSKAVMSGGAGRRISVTDVPRSPMSTNSSVHTGSDLEQDERGARVSSSHYSGGEDSMDYTASPGSLKTSNSPKPLLPTPVKQERSSGTGGILNLNLDRIKAEMDLKELSETVQQQQQQQGTSVLLTSPKKPTRSLDKTIESCKAQLGINEISDDVYRGVEHSDSDDSDKSDSSESEYMSEDEQKPKNTNHNNSVHKDSKKRPRPPSTQEQDQDAAPSTAGGTPGADKKSSDPQTKEKLSSGEEKDSQEKSKAPQQTQKEKSQPGQDVRPAGSELDVDSDSERELVIDLGEEQGGREKKKAKRETPSAPISTTKDQTGIKTDGKTSASTSISAPSSTDNTSSPFNPGPKDAAASAIKPPATVTTASTTQATSTSAVQAMSAAPVASNMVKKQRPLLPKDSTQPAQRPATWNPAGGKLQTSSQKVQRQQQQGETAPQTVAQSQAQPQTSANNSSTRYQTRQSVKAVQHKDTSPVNVGSGTSASSLAGDFLTPPASADVAADIAKYTTKMMDVIKGTMTEIYNDLSKSTTGNTIAEIRRLRIEIEKLQWLHQQELSEMKHNLELTMAEMRQSLEQERERLVSEVKKQMEVEKQQAVDETKKKQWCANCKKEAIFYCCWNTSYCDYPCQQAHWPEHMKSCTQSATASQQETEAETSSDAAGKPVGQSPKTQPSPTGERTSPANRGPSPSTDNTKGSSSVAVS, from the exons ATGGAGGTGTCCATGCCACCCAAAG CGGTCCCTGATCTAGGATCAGCGGAGCAGGCACTGGTTGTGCAGAAGAGGAAAGCACCCAGTCCTCCACATTCCTCAAACGGCCACTCTCCCTCTGACACGTCACCTAGTCCcacaaagaagaagaagaaaccgGGATTAGTCAACAGCAATAAAGACCAA TGTGAGCTAAGACATGGTCCCTTTTACTATGTCAAGCAGCCCGCACTCACCACAGACCCTGTTGATGTTGTACCGCAGGACGGGCGGAATGACTTCTACTGCTGGGTGTGTCACCGCGAGGGCCAGGTGCTCTGCTGTGAGCTCTGCCCGCGCGTCTATCACGCCAAGTGCCTCAAACTGGCCGCAGAGCCTGAGGGCGACTGGTTCTGTCCAGAGTGCGAG AAAATAACGGTGGCTGAGTGCATAGAGACTCAGAGTAAAGCTATGACCATGCTGAACCTGGAGCAGCTGTCTTACCTGCTGAAGTTTGCTTTGCAGAAAATGAAACAGCCAGGG ACCGAACCGTTTCAGAAGCCAGTGTCACTAGAACAGCACCCGGATTATGCCGAGTATATATTTCACCCCATGGACCTgtgcactctggagaag AATATCAAGAAGAAAATGTACGGTTGCACAGAAGCATTTTTGGCTGACATGAAGTGGATTCTACACAACTGTATCATATATAATGGAG GAAACCATAAGCTAACAGCAACTGCTAAAGTTATTGTCAAGATCTGTGAACATGAG ATGAATGAAATTGAGGTTTGTCCAGAGTGCTACCTGTCTGCCTGTCAGAAGAGGGACAACTGGTTCTGTGAACCTTGT TCTCAGCCTCATCCTTTAGTGTGGGCCAAACTGAAAGGTTTTCCCTTCTGGCCCGCTAAAGCCTTGAGGGACAAGGACGGTCAGGTGGACGCACGCTTCTTTGGCCAGCATGACAG AGCCTGGGTGCCCATAAACAACTGTTACCTCATGTCTAAGGAGATCCCCTTCTCTGTGAAGAAGACCAAAAGCATCTTCAACAGCGCCATGCAAGAAATGGAGGTCTACGTGGAAAACGTGCGCAAGAAATACGGCGTGTTCAACTACGCCCCGTTCCGGACACCTTACACACCCAACAACCAGTTCCAAATGCTGCAGGACCCTAATAACCCTAAAAAAGGCACGGTGAAGCCTGAGAAACAGGACAAAGTCAAGTTCAACTTTGACATGACCGCATCCCCCAAGATGCTCTTGAGTAAGGCAGTGATGTCAGGAGGGGCGGGGCGGCGGATCTCTGTGACGGACGTGCCCAGATCACCAATGAGTACCAACTCCTCAGTCCACACGGGGTCAGACCTCGAGCAGGACGAACGAGGGGCGAGAGTGTCATCGAGTCACTATAGCGGCGGTGAAGACTCAATGGATTACACAG CATCTCCTGGGTCTCTAAAGACAAGCAACAGCCCCAAGCCTCTCCTGCCCACACCGGTTAAACAGGAGAGGAGTTCGGGCACGGGAGGCATCCTTAACCTCAATCTGG ATCGCATTAAAGCTGAAATGGACCTGAAGGAGTTGAGTGAGACTgtacaacagcagcagcagcagcaaggGACGTCGGTTCTTCTCACCTCTCCCAAAAAACCTACTAGGAGTTTGGATAAAACTATAGAGAGCTGCAAAGCTCAGCTGG GAATCAATGAGATCTCAGATGATGTGTACCGCGGTGTTGAGCATAGTGACTCGGACGACTCGGACAAATCTGACTCCAGCGAAAGCGAATACATGTCTGAGGATGAACAGAAGCCTAAGAACACTAACCACAACAACAGTGTCCACAAAGACTCCAAAAAGAGACCCAGACCTCCATCCACTCAAGAACAAGACCAAGACGCTGCCCCATCAACAGCTGGAGGAACACCAGGTGCAGACAAGAAATCCTCAGATCCCCAGACCAAAGAGAAGTTAAGCAGTGGCGAGGAGAAAGACTCCCAGGAGAAGAGCAAAGCCCCGCAGCAGACCCAGAAGGAGAAGTCACAGCCTGGGCAGGACGTTCGGCCTGCTGGATCAGAGCTGGATGTGGACTCTGACTCCGAGCGGGAGCTGGTGATTGACCTCGGTGAAGAACAAGGTGGGAGGGAAAAGAAGAAAGCCAAGCGAGAGACCCCATCAGCCCCCATCTCCACAACTAAAGATCAGACGGGCATTAAAACAGATG GTAAAACTTCTGCATCTACCAGCATATCAGCTCCTTCATCCACAGATAACACTTCATCTCCCTTCAATCCCGGTCCAAAAGATGCAGCCGCATCAGCCATCAAGCCTCCAGCCACCGTCACAACTGCATCTACCACTCAAGCCACCTCCACCTCGGCTGTTCAAGCCATGTCTGCTGCCCCAGTCGCTTCCAATATGGTGAAAAAACAGCGCCCTCTGCTGCCCAAGGATAGCACACAGCCGGCCCAGCGGCCTGCGACGTGGAACCCAGCTGGTGGTAAATTACAGACGTCGTCTCAGAAGGTGCAGAGACAGCAACAACAAGGTGAGACGGCTCCTCAGACAGTGGCGCAGAGCCAAGCGCAGCCCCAGACCTCCGCCAACAACTCCAGCACACGCTACCAGACCAGACAGTCCGTCAAAG CTGTTCAACACAAAGACACCTCACCTGTTAACGTGGGCTCTGGTACGTCTGCTTCCAGTCTGGCTGGAGACTTCCTCACCCCTCCGGCCTCTGCTGATGTCGCCGCTGATATTGCCAAGTACACCACTAAG ATGATGGACGTGATCAAGGGAACAATGACAGAGATATACAATGATCTCTCTAAGAGCACGACGGGGAACACCATTGCAGAG ATCCGGCGGTTGCGGATTGAGATTGAGAAACTCCAGTGGTTGCATCAGCAGGAGCTGTCAGAGATGAAACATAACCTCG agctGACCATGGCTGAAATGAGGCAGAGTCTGGAGCAGGAGAGAGAGCGGCTGGTGTCGGAGGTGAAGAAACAGATGGAGGTGGAGAAACAGCAGGCGGTGGACGAGACAAAGAAGAAGCAGTGGTGTGCCAACTGCAAGAAAGAGGCCATTTTCTACTGCTGCTGGAACACAAGTTACTGCGACTACCCCTGCCAGCAGGCACACTGGCCCGAACACATGAAATCCTGCACGCAGTCAG CCACAGCATCTCAGCAGGAAACTGAAGCAGAAACCAGTTCAGACGCAGCCGGAAAACCTGTAGGACAATCCCCTAAAACCCAACCTTCACCAACCGGAGAAAGAACATCACCCGCAAACCGAGGACCCTCCCCTTCCACGGACAACACTAAAGGCAGCTCCTCCGTGGCTGTCTCATAA